Within Kiloniellales bacterium, the genomic segment GGCAGTCCTGCTGCTCGCCGCCCTTGGCCTCGCCGCGATCGCGGCGCCCAAGGCCGAGGCGGGCGTTTTCGACCCGGAGACCTTCACCCTCGACAACGGTCTCAAGGTGGTCGTCGTGACCAACCGGCGGGCGCCGATCGTGACCCACATGATCTGGTACCGGGTCGGCGCGGCCGACGAGGCCCCGGGCGAGTCCGGTCTCGCCCACTTCCTCGAGCACCTCATGTTCAAGGGCACGAAGAACACGGAGCCCGGCGAGTTCACGCGCATCGTCGCCGAGAACGGCGGCGTCCAGAACGCCTTCACCAGCTACGATTACACGGCCTACTTCCAGACCGTGGCCCGCGACCGGCTCGAGATCATGATGCGCTATGAAGCCGACCGCATGACCAACCTGCAACTGACCGACGAGATCGTCGATCCGGAACGGCAGGTGGTCCTCGAGGAGCGGCGCAGCCGGGTCGGCAACAACCCGAGCTCGCAGCTCTGGGAGCAGGCCAACGCGACGCTCTTCCTCAACCACCCCTACCGGGTGCCGGTGATCGGCTGGGAGCACGAGATCAAGCAGCTCTCCACCGAGGGCGCGCTGGCCTTTTATCGGAAATGGTACGCCCCCAACAACGCCGTGCTCGTGGTCGCCGGCGACGTGACCGCCGAAGACGTGCGGCCGCTCGCCGAGAAGTACTACGGGCCGATCGCCCCCGCCGACATCCCCGAGCGCGCGCGGGTCGCGGAGCCGCCCCACAACACGGCGCGGAGCGTTACGTTGGAGAGCCCGCGGGTCTCGCAGCCCGCGATGTCGGTCAGCTTCCTCGCGCCGAGCTACAACCGGGGCGCCAGCGAGCACGCCTATGCCCTGCAGGTTCTGGACGAGATCCTGGGCAGCGGCACGACGAGCCGGCTCTACCGCGCGCTGGTGGTGGAACAGAAGCTCGCCGCGAGAGCCGGCAGCGGCTACGACGCATCCAGCTTCGATCTCAGCTCCTTCCGTGTAAGCGCCTCGCCGCGCCTCGGCGTCGATATGGCCGACCTGGAAGAGGCGCTGCGGGCGGAGATCGCCAAGCTGCTCGCCGACGGCGTTACGGCCGAAGAGGTCGCGGCGGCGCAGCAGCGCTTGAAGGCGCTCGCCATCTACGCGCGGGACGACCTCGGGACGGGCGCGCGCGTCTTCGGCTCCGCCCTGACGACCGGCTCTAC encodes:
- a CDS encoding pitrilysin family protein → MRAAPQPEAQRSFFHKAAVLLLAALGLAAIAAPKAEAGVFDPETFTLDNGLKVVVVTNRRAPIVTHMIWYRVGAADEAPGESGLAHFLEHLMFKGTKNTEPGEFTRIVAENGGVQNAFTSYDYTAYFQTVARDRLEIMMRYEADRMTNLQLTDEIVDPERQVVLEERRSRVGNNPSSQLWEQANATLFLNHPYRVPVIGWEHEIKQLSTEGALAFYRKWYAPNNAVLVVAGDVTAEDVRPLAEKYYGPIAPADIPERARVAEPPHNTARSVTLESPRVSQPAMSVSFLAPSYNRGASEHAYALQVLDEILGSGTTSRLYRALVVEQKLAARAGSGYDASSFDLSSFRVSASPRLGVDMADLEEALRAEIAKLLADGVTAEEVAAAQQRLKALAIYARDDLGTGARVFGSALTTGSTVEDVEAWPERIDAVTAEQVNAAARAVFRDDHSVTSYLLPDSTS